CAGTGATGAAATACAATTGGCGCGCGCGCGCGTACAACTGCACTACATTTTGAATGGCTGCTTTGTGGGCACGCGAGACATGTTAAAAGAAGCCAGCATACTAAAACACATCCCCACCACTATTGTGCAAGGTCGTTATGACATGGTCTGCCCACCATTAACCGCCTGGGAATTGTCTCAAGCCATGCCACATGCAGAGTTTTATATGGTGGTAGATGCAGGGCATTCAGCGATGGAAGCTGGCACCACTTCCGCACTGGTGGCTGCTACCGAAAAATTCAAAGCATTCAGTTAAAATAGCGCCCTAGCATTACTCAAACCCAAGGCATATTTTGGCGATTCATTTCAGGCAAGTAAAAGCTCTAGGCAATCATCCTGCGATTGCCCTGCCACGTGCGGTATATGCCAAACATAGGTATAGCACGCCAGTATTTGTGCTGAGGGAAACGCTCAATGCGTTTCGAGTACACAATGGCTTTAACATTTCTGCATCGCTTTCTTTTTATGCGCTATTTGCGCTAATACCGATGGCTTTGCTGATGTTTTTCATGCTGAGCCATCTCATCGTCTCGTCCAATTCTGCCATTGTTAAGCTAGCTATACTCACAGGCACCCTCGTGCCTAAATTCAGCCATCGCATCATGATTGAGGTTTACAACATCTCAAAACATGGCGCGGTATGGGGCGTGTTTGGCTTTTTTGTCTTGTTCTGGATAGTCACGCCACTGGCAGGCGCTTTGCGTTCGGCCTTTCATACCATTGCTGCCCGAGTGGAATCGCCCTCTTTTATTAAACGCAAAATCAAAGATGTACTGGCGGTCATCGGCATACTGGCGCTTTTTCTCATATTTACCTTTTTAGGGTTAATGACCGAAAAGCTGGTTGGTTATATACAACCATTTACCAAGCACACTGCATTGATTAGTTCCTTCAGCTCGATCATATTCAGCACCTTGCTGATGGCCATGTTTTACCGATTCTTTTTCCCTGCCAAAATTGCGCTCAAACACATATTGATTGGCTCTATCGTCACAGGCCTGCTCTGGCTCGCCATGCGGCCGGCATTCACCTTGTTTTTATCCCTAAGCCAATCTTACGGTAGTGTATTTGGCGGCATGAAAAATATGTTTGTTTCTATCGTCTGGCTGTATTACACCTTTATTGTGTTCCTGCTCGGCACCGAGCTCATTGCAACACTGCATAAAAAAGATGTGCTGTTGCTTAAGGGCTTGTTCCACGAGATGCCAGATGATAAAGCGCACTATTTAAATGAGTTGATGATGCGCTACGGCAAAACTTACAAAGCGGGTGACTACATATATAAAGAAGGCGACGAAGGACATGAAATCTATTATGTGGTGGATGGGCAACTGCAACTGATCCACAAAAGTCGCATATTGCGCGATTTGCATGCTGGTGATTATTTCGGCGAAATGGCCTTTTTAACGGACACCACCAGATATGCGGATGCAAAAGTCAGCACAGATCACACACGCATTATCGTCATCAGCGCAGAGAATATCGAAACCCTACTCTCCAGCGACCCGAATGTTGCCCTGAATTTTCTCAAAGAAATGGCAACTCGGCTGCAAGAAACCCAATTGCAAAGCAACTACAGCAATCTTAAACAGCCATGATTTGTGCCAAATCAATCATGCAAATGTCTGATTGATTTATCATATCGAATTCGTCATTCAAGATTCAGCAGAAAGCTCCACCGTGTCTCACATTATTGTTGCCGCCCTCTATAAATTTGCCAGCTTGCCAGACTTTCAGGCGCTGCAAGCCCAGCTGCTTGACGTCTGTGTATCGCACGGGCTGAAGGGTACGCTGTTGCTGGCAGATGAAGGCATCAATGGCACAGTAGCCGGCAGTCGCGAAGGCATAGACAGCATGCTGGCCTACCTGAAATCAGACCCCAGACTTGCGGATTTGGAGCATAAAGAATCGTTCGCTGATGAAATGCCATTTTACCGCATGAAGGTACGGCTAAAGAAAGAGATCGTCACGCTAGGCGTGCCAGGCGTAAGCCCGAATAAAGCCGTTGGCACCTATGTAAAACCAGAAGACTGGAATGCGCTGATTTCAGACCCAGAGGTAGTGTTGATCGACACCCGTAACGGCTATGAATATGACATTGGCACATTCCGTGGTGCGGTTGACCCAAAAACCACCACATTCCGCGAATTCCCCAATTACGTGCAACAGAATCTCGACCCTAAAAAACATAAAAAAGTCGCCATGTTCTGCACGGGCGGCATACGTTGCGAAAAAGCAAGCGCCTACATGCTGGAGCAAGGCTTTGAAGATGTGTACCACTTGCAGGGCGGCATTCTCAAATACCTGGAGAACGTGCCTGCAGAAGAAAGCCTGTGGCAAGGCGAATGCTTTGTGTTCGACCAACGCGTGGCCGTCGGGCATGGCCTGGAATTAGGCGAATATGACCAGTGCCACGCCTGCCGTCACCCTGTATCGCCAGAAGAAAAAACGTCCGAGCATTATATGGAAGGCGTTTCATGCCCATATTGCTACAACACCTTAACGCCTGAAAAGCGCGCTCGCGTTGCTGAGCGGCAAAAACAAGTTGCGCTTGCCAAAGCGCGTGGTGAAACGCATATCGGCGAAGTGCATATTAAAGAAACCCGAAAAAAATCCCCTGATACGCAGGCCTGAAATCTTGCTTGTGCATCATCACATATAAAATACATTACCGTATAACGTTAATTTTTTATTAACTATCACTATGCTGCTTTGAATATGGTATTCAAGCAATATTGAACTAATTTCTTTTTATTTTGACATATACAGGTTAGTATAAATATGAGATTAAGTATTCAGCTTAACTTTTAAAAATTAACTTAAAAAAGCGCTTATTTAATCTCATTGATATTTCTATCTCAAACAAACCAACATAAAAGGAATATTGTCATGAATAAAATCGCACTTGTAATGATGACCACCGCCCTAGCCATGCCAATGGCTGCATTCGCTGCAAAAGCAACAACGCTGAGCGTAGATGAAAAAATCGAGATCAATGCGCCAGCATCTGCAGTCTGGGCTAAAGCCAATAACTTTGGCGACCTTGGTGCTTGGCACCCTGCAGTTAAAAAGACTGAAATAGTTGAAGGCACTAACAATAAAGTAGGCGCTGTACGTTTGTTGACCCTGCAAGATGACGGCACTATCAAAGAAAAGCTCAATGCCTACAGCGACAAAAACAAGTCTTTTAAATACCAGATTCTTGAGGGTGTATTGCCAGTAAGTAGCTATGTGTCCGTTTTTACAGTTAAAGACATAGCAGGCGGCAAATCATTGGTTGAGTGGAAAGGCCATTTCAAACGCAAAGATACTTCAGCCACACCAGCAGCTGGCCAGACTGATGAAGATGCTACCAAGACCATCCATGCTGTTTATACAGGCGGTCTTGAAAACCTGAAGAAGATTAGCGAAACCAAGTAATATTCTTTAGTGATTAAGTCATAGCAAAAAACGCCCGATGGGCGTTTTTTGCTATTCAAACGACTCAATGCCATCTAAAACTCGGCCCAGTCTCCATCCTCACTATTGCCCTTGTTAACGATGGCTGGCGCTGCTCTTGGTGGCGCAACAGGCCTGGCTGATTTAGTAGAAAATTGACTGCCCACTGCCACCCTGCCTGAGTTCGAGCCTTGATTTCCATACAGCTTAAATCTGCTGACAGACTCCATCAAATTAGCCGCTTGTTCTACCAGAGATTCAGAAGCAGCGGCCGCTTGCTCAACCAACGCAGAATTTTGCTGGGTGACTTCATCCATCTGTGTCACGGCATTATTCACCTGATTAATCCCCGTGCTTTGCTCGACAGATGCCGCTGCGATTTCGCCCATGATATCAGTCACTCGCTTCACAGAGTTCACAATATCTTCCATGGTCTCGCCAGCTTCTTGCACCAACTTTGTACCACCCTGCACTTTTTCCACCGACTCTGAAATCAGCTGTTTGATCTCTTTGGCAGCCGCAGCTGAGCGTTGTGCCAGATTACGTACCTCACCTGCCACAACCGCAAAACCGCGCCCATCTTCACCCGCACGCGCCGCTTCAACCGCTGCGTTAAGTGCAAGAATATTAGTCTGGAAGGCAATGCCATCAATCACAGAAATAATGTCCTCAATCTTGCGTGAGCTTGAATTGATGTCAGACATCGTGGTGACAACCTGGCCAACAACACTGCCACCTTTAGTGGCGACCTCTGAAGCTTTGGCCGCTAGCTGATTAGCCTGCCTTGCATTCTCGGAGTTCTGCTTCACTGTTGAAGCGAGCTCTTCCATGCTTGCAGCGGTTTCTTCCAAGCTAGAAGCTTGCTGTTCAGTACGTTGAGATAAATCATTGTTACCAGCAGATATCTCATTGGCGGCTGTATTAATAGTTTCGCCACTATCTTTGACCATGGTGATAATTTCGGCCATGTTATCCAGTAACGAATTAACGCCATCACATAGTTGCGCAATCGAACCGACTTTACCCCCAAGCGGAATACGATGTGTCAAATCAGAGTCTTTCGCTAGCTGAATGACTTGTTGCGTTTCTTCTACCGCCTTAGCAAGCGCATGCTGCGCATTGATTGCTGCCGTGATATCCGTCGCATATTTAACAACCTTAATCACCTTACCGTTCATATCCGTAATTGGATTATATGAAGCACTCAGATGT
This genomic window from Methyloradius palustris contains:
- a CDS encoding SRPBCC family protein, whose product is MNKIALVMMTTALAMPMAAFAAKATTLSVDEKIEINAPASAVWAKANNFGDLGAWHPAVKKTEIVEGTNNKVGAVRLLTLQDDGTIKEKLNAYSDKNKSFKYQILEGVLPVSSYVSVFTVKDIAGGKSLVEWKGHFKRKDTSATPAAGQTDEDATKTIHAVYTGGLENLKKISETK
- a CDS encoding methyl-accepting chemotaxis protein; this encodes MGFDLFKNKNEIIKLKSEQSLKDKVIAEKEAQIQALIAREHALLAIKSAMDGSSAAIMMVDRDFIVTYVNEASNALFTQNAAEFKQAFPSFDASKIVGTCIDVFHKTPEHQRKMLADSSRLPFKTDIKVSSLTIALYVTAVYDEQKNYIGNTLEWRDVTAVRKREIEDFDSRVQKEAIDRFQGAIDLSLDGIILSANETYQKILGYTNSELVGQHVSLVLEPTFAQSPEYQAMWAKIANGEFMSGRYKRIAKGGREVWIQAYYSPIRDMAGKLYKIANYVIDVTEQTLRNNDFESQIQAISKNQAVIEFTPDGKITAVNKNFLNVVGYSENELVGQHHSMLVDNEYKNSAEYREFWAKLGRGEYDAGQYQRKAKGGLEIHLSASYNPITDMNGKVIKVVKYATDITAAINAQHALAKAVEETQQVIQLAKDSDLTHRIPLGGKVGSIAQLCDGVNSLLDNMAEIITMVKDSGETINTAANEISAGNNDLSQRTEQQASSLEETAASMEELASTVKQNSENARQANQLAAKASEVATKGGSVVGQVVTTMSDINSSSRKIEDIISVIDGIAFQTNILALNAAVEAARAGEDGRGFAVVAGEVRNLAQRSAAAAKEIKQLISESVEKVQGGTKLVQEAGETMEDIVNSVKRVTDIMGEIAAASVEQSTGINQVNNAVTQMDEVTQQNSALVEQAAAASESLVEQAANLMESVSRFKLYGNQGSNSGRVAVGSQFSTKSARPVAPPRAAPAIVNKGNSEDGDWAEF
- a CDS encoding YhjD/YihY/BrkB family envelope integrity protein, producing the protein MAIHFRQVKALGNHPAIALPRAVYAKHRYSTPVFVLRETLNAFRVHNGFNISASLSFYALFALIPMALLMFFMLSHLIVSSNSAIVKLAILTGTLVPKFSHRIMIEVYNISKHGAVWGVFGFFVLFWIVTPLAGALRSAFHTIAARVESPSFIKRKIKDVLAVIGILALFLIFTFLGLMTEKLVGYIQPFTKHTALISSFSSIIFSTLLMAMFYRFFFPAKIALKHILIGSIVTGLLWLAMRPAFTLFLSLSQSYGSVFGGMKNMFVSIVWLYYTFIVFLLGTELIATLHKKDVLLLKGLFHEMPDDKAHYLNELMMRYGKTYKAGDYIYKEGDEGHEIYYVVDGQLQLIHKSRILRDLHAGDYFGEMAFLTDTTRYADAKVSTDHTRIIVISAENIETLLSSDPNVALNFLKEMATRLQETQLQSNYSNLKQP
- the trhO gene encoding oxygen-dependent tRNA uridine(34) hydroxylase TrhO; translation: MSHIIVAALYKFASLPDFQALQAQLLDVCVSHGLKGTLLLADEGINGTVAGSREGIDSMLAYLKSDPRLADLEHKESFADEMPFYRMKVRLKKEIVTLGVPGVSPNKAVGTYVKPEDWNALISDPEVVLIDTRNGYEYDIGTFRGAVDPKTTTFREFPNYVQQNLDPKKHKKVAMFCTGGIRCEKASAYMLEQGFEDVYHLQGGILKYLENVPAEESLWQGECFVFDQRVAVGHGLELGEYDQCHACRHPVSPEEKTSEHYMEGVSCPYCYNTLTPEKRARVAERQKQVALAKARGETHIGEVHIKETRKKSPDTQA